The proteins below come from a single Corylus avellana chromosome ca3, CavTom2PMs-1.0 genomic window:
- the LOC132176105 gene encoding calcium-dependent mitochondrial ATP-magnesium/phosphate carrier protein 2-like, whose product MSGAVEHVGFPKMDAKVSSGDTHNNPVKKSGGGPVSMDHVLLALGETKDERDLRIRSLFNFFDAANQGYLDYAQIEAGLSALYIPAHYKYAKDLFKVCDADRDGRVDYPEFRRYMDDKELDLYRIFQAIDVEHNGCILPEELWDALVKAGIEIDDEELARFVEHIDKDNNGTITFEEWRDFLLLYPHEVTIENIYHHWERVCLVDIGEQAVIPEGISKHVHRSKYFIAGGIAGAASRTATAPLDRLKVVLQVQTTRACIVPAIKKIWKEDGFLGFFRGNGLNVVKVAPESAIKFYAYEMLKSIIGDGTGVDKGDIGASGRLFAGGMAGAIAQFAIYPLDLVKTRLQTCACEGGKVPKLGKLTKDIWVQEGPRAFYKGLVPSVLGIIPYAGIDLAAYETLKEMSKTHILHDGEPGPLVQLGCGTISGALGATCVYPLQVIRTRMQAQRYNDAAAYKGMSDVFWRTLQREGYRGFYKGLFPNLLKVVPAASITYLVYETMKKSLDLG is encoded by the exons ATGTCCGGGGCCGTAGAGCACGTGGGGTTTCCGAAGATGGACGCTAAAGTCAGTAGTGGCGACACCCACAACAATCCCGTGAAGAAATCCGGAGGAGGACCCGTATCCATGGATCACGTCCTCCTCGCATTGGGGGAGACCAAGGACGAGAGGGATCTCAGAATCCGAAGCCTCTTCAACTTCTTCGACGCTGCCAATCAGGGATACCTTGACTATGCGCAGATCGAGGCCGGACTGTCCGCGCTCTACATACCCGCCCACTACAAGTACGCCAAGGATCTCTTCAAGGTCTGCGATGCCGACAGGGATGGCAGGGTTGATTACCCGGAGTTCCGTCGCTACATGGATGATAAGGAGCTCGACCTCTATCGAATCTTTCAGGCCATCGATGTCGAACACAATGGCTGCATTCTTCCTGAGGAGCTCTGGGATGCGCTTGTTAAGGCTG GGATAGAGATTGATGATGAAGAACTAGCCCGGTTTGTGGAGCACATTGATAAGGACAATAATGGAACCATAACTTTTGAAGAATGGAGAGATTTTCTTCTGCTCTATCCGCATGAAGTTACTATTGAGAATATATATCATCACTGGGAAAGGGTATGCCTTGTAGATATTGGAGAACAGGCTGTCATTCCTGAGGGCATCAGTAAGCATGTTCACAGAAGCAAATATTTTATTGCAGGTGGAATAGCAGGAGCCGCTTCTCGTACTGCAACTGCTCCTCTTGATCGCCTGAAGGTGGTCTTACAAGTCCAGACAACTCGTGCTTGCATTGTTCCAGCTATAAAGAAGATATGGAAGGAGGATGGTTTCTTGGGGTTTTTCCGAGGTAATGGGTTGAATGTTGTGAAAGTAGCCCCTGAAAGTGCCATCAAGTTTTATGCTTATGAAATGTTAAAGAGCATCATTGGAGATGGTACTGGGGTAGACAAGGGTGATATTGGTGCTTCTGGAAGACTTTTTGCTGGTGGTATGGCAGGTGCAATTGCACAATTTGCTATCTATCCCTTGGATCTCGTCAAAACTCGCTTGCAGACTTGTGCATGTGAAGGCGGGAAGGTTCCAAAGCTGGGGAAACTGACAAAAGATATATGGGTTCAAGAGGGACCTCGGGCCTTCTATAAAGGTCTTGTACCATCTGTTTTGGGGATCATCCCTTATGCTGGCATTGACCTTGCTGCATATGAGACCTTGAAAGAAATGTCAAAGACGCATATTCTTCATGATGGTG AACCTGGTCCTCTCGTGCAACTGGGTTGTGGGACAATTTCAGGAGCACTTGGAGCAACATGTGTTTATCCATTGCAGGTTATCCGAACAAG AATGCAAGCTCAACGTTATAATGATGCTGCTGCTTACAAGGGGATGTCTGATGTATTTTGGAGAACCCTTCAGCGTGAAGGTTATAGAGGTTTCTACAAAGGACTCTTTCCGAATCTCCTCAAAGTTGTGCCAGCAGCAAGCATTACCTATTTGGTTTATGAAACTATGAAGAAGAGTCTAGATCTTGGTTAG
- the LOC132176394 gene encoding uncharacterized protein LOC132176394: MGSKERAKERREKRLQEISLLRTIPYSDHQRWWSSETIAVVTGCNRGIGFEISRQLAVHGLTVILTSRDSNVGLEAARVLQEGALNVLFHQLDVLDPLSIKQFSEWLQQNYGGLDILVNNAGVNFNLGSDNSVEYAQRVVATNYFGTKNMIQAMIPLMKPSTAGARIVNVSSRLGRLNGRRNRLEDVTLRQQLSDIDSLSEELIDGTVSTFVQQVEDGTWTSGGWPQTFTDYSVSKLAVNAYTRLMAKVLSNRLEGHKIYINCYCPGWVKTAMTGYAGNISAEDGADTGVWLALLPDQAVTGKFFAERREINF; the protein is encoded by the exons ATGGGGAGCAAAGAACGTGCAaaggagagaagagaaaagaggcTGCAAGAGATTTCCCTTCTCAGGACCATTCCCTATTCGGATCACCAGAG GTGGTGGTCCTCAGAAACCATTGCGGTGGTGACCGGTTGTAATAGAGGGATTGGATTTGAGATTTCAAGACAGCTTGCAGTGCATGGATTGACAGTCATACTGACATCAAGAGACAGTAATGTTGGCCTTGAAGCAGCCAGGGTCTTACAGGAAGGTGCTCTCAATGTGCTCTTCCATCAACTCGATGTCTTAGATCCTTTATCTATCAAACAATTTTCTGAGTGGCTACAACAAAACTATGGTGGTTTAGATATTCTG GTAAATAATGCTGGTGTTAATTTCAATCTCGGGTCTGATAATTCTGTTGAATATGCACAGAGGGTTGTTGCGACCAATTATTTTGGCACTAAAAATATGATTCAAGCTATGATCCCATTGATGAAACCTTCTACTGCCGGTGCTCGAATTGTTAATGTGAGCTCGCGATTAGGTAGATTAAATGGTAGGCGAAAC AGACTTGAAGACGTGACTCTCAGACAACAACTAAGCGATATTGACTCACTCTCAGAGGAACTGATTGATGGGACTGTATCCACATTTGTACAACAAGTAGAAGATGGCACTTGGACATCAGGTGGCTGGCCTCAAACATTTACTGACTATTCAGTATCAAAACTTGCTGTTAATGCTTACACCAGGCTAATGGCGAAGGTACTCTCCAACCGGCTAGAAGGTCACAAGATTTATATTAACTGCTACTGCCCTGGCTGGGTGAAGACTGCTATGACAGGTTATGCTGGGAACATTTCAGCAGAGGATGGAGCTGATACTGGAGTATGGCTTGCCCTACTTCCCGACCAGGCTGTAACAGGGAAATTCTTTGCAGAGAGACGTGAGATAAACTTCTAA
- the LOC132175238 gene encoding succinate dehydrogenase assembly factor 2, mitochondrial gives MASLRRSLISVHGILNSNRSFASAASSQALFGTQYRWVPGFSPIANYNTQSLDIDLSNEESKRRLFNMLLYRSKQRGFLELDLVLGKWVEKNIHSMDENGIKDLVRVLDLENPDLWKWLTGQEQPPEAVKINPVFTAVRDKVMNNLNSHAAPETRATPGQPWVRGWDDIKKGSGGPIAGNQ, from the exons ATGGCGAGTTTGAGAAGAAGTCTGATTAGCGTGCACGGAATCCTCAATTCCAACCGGAGCTTCGCCTCGGCCGCATCGTCTCAGGCCCTTTTCGGGACTCAATATCGTTGGGTTCCTGGTTTTTCTCCGATTGCCAACTATAATACTCAGTCGCTAGATATCGATCTCTCCAACGAAGAGAGCAAGCGACGCTTATTTAACATGCTGTTATATAGGAGCAAACAACGAGGGTTTCTGGAGCTGGATTTGGTTCTTGGGAAATGGGTGGAGAAGAATATTCATTCCATGGATGAGAACGGTATTAAAGATCTCGTTCGCGTCCTTGACCTG GAAAACCCGGATCTGTGGAAGTGGCTTACAGGCCAGGAGCAACCCCCTGAAGCAGTGAAAATAAATCCG GTGTTTACTGCTGTGCGTGACAAGGTTATGAACAACCTCAACAGCCATGCTGCTCCAGAGACACGAGCAACACCTGGGCAACCATGGGTAAGAGGGTGGGATGATATCAAGAAAGGTTCAGGCGGCCCTATAGCCGGGAACCAGTAG
- the LOC132175237 gene encoding uncharacterized protein At4g14100-like, which yields MASAINPVSFSLLVLVFFPWTSESKSRERDPTPAAWPHQFHSVVFMNNSGTLQVVDLWYDWPKGRNFNIIQNQLGKLIFDLEWDNGTSFIYTRDSNEECRVMHFPVGILRPNWLQGATYLGQRHVDGFLCNVWEKVDFIWYYEDVLTKRPVHWLFYTGYSAHVMTFEVGAVLEDAEWQAPIYCFSAGEEEERMSPVVGGASHGRFMMRGISNASTTA from the exons ATGGCTTCTGCAATCAACCCAGTATCCTTCTCTCTTCTCGTTCTTGTCTTCTTTCCTTGGACATCAGAATCAAAATCCAGAGAGAGAGATCCAACTCCGGCAGCGTGGCCTCACCAATTCCACTCGGTGGTCTTCATGAACAACAGCGGCACCCTCCAAGTGGTGGACCTTTGGTACGACTGGCCCAAGGGCCGGAACTTCAACATAATCCAGAACCAGCTGGGGAAGCTGATTTTCGACCTGGAGTGGGACAATGGCACCTCCTTTATCTACACTCGGGATTCCAACGAGGAGTGCAGGGTTATGCATTTCCCTGTGGGTATTCTCCGCCCCAACTGGCTCCAAGGCGCAACCTACCTCGGCCAGCGCCACGTTGATGGTTTCCTCTGCAACGTGTGGGAGAAGGTCGACTTCATTTGGTACTACGAGGATGTCCTCACTAAAAGACCTGTTCACTGGCTCTTCTACACAG GATATAGTGCTCATGTGATGACATTTGAGGTGGGAGCAGTGCTTGAGGATGCCGAGTGGCAGGCCCCTATTTACTGTTTTAGTGCTGGTGAGGAAGAAGAGAGGATGAGCCCCGTGGTTGGTGGTGCTTCTCATGGAAGGTTCATGATGAGAGGGATATCCAATGCTTCTACTACAGCGTAA
- the LOC132174820 gene encoding chromophore lyase CRL, chloroplastic gives MGTGSRARGLVVKTLLLIGGAVLLKRLTKSTTRWDHARIVGNSLTGQKFSMEQASRAPDNYFNFRMLTCPAAEIVDGSKALYCEQAFWRTPHKPFRQRFNMVKPCPKELKCDVEVSSYAIRDVEEYKNFCDRPKDQRPLPEEVLGDIGEHLTTIHLKRCERGKRCLYEGSTPPGGFPNSWNGATYCTSELAILKNNEIHTWDRGYDEDGNQVWGAKEGPYEFKPVPASSFNDTFSPLDCPPWQSMEKRIQGSFILQD, from the exons ATGGGTACGGGAAGTCGAGCGCGGGGACTGGTAGTGAAGACCCTGCTACTGATTGGAGGCGCGGTTTTGCTCAAGCGGCTCACCAAGTCCACCACTCGCTGGGACCATGCTCGCATAGTTGGTAACTCCCTCACTGGCCAAAAG TTTTCCATGGAGCAAGCATCCAGAGCTCCTGACAATTACTTCAATTTCAG AATGCTTACGTGCCCAGCAGCAGAGATAGTTGATGGGTCAAAGGCTTTATATTGTGAACAA GCATTCTGGAGGACTCCCCACAAGCCCTTTCGGCAG AGATTCAACATGGTCAAGCCTTGTCCTAAAGAGTTGAAATGTGATGTTGAG GTAAGTTCATATGCTATTAGGGATGTGGAGGAATACAAGAACTTCTGTGACCGCCCAAAGGACCAGCGCCCGCTGCCTGAAGAAGTTCTTGGG GACATTGGGGAGCATTTAACAACAATACATCTGAAACGCTGTGAGCGTGGAAAACGCTGCTTATATGAAGGTTCAACTCCACCTGGCGGGTTTCCTAATTCATGG AACGGGGCAACGTACTGTACTTCGGAGCTTGCAATCTTGAAGAATAACGAGATACATACATGGGACAGGGGCTATGATGAAGATGGAAATCAA GTTTGGGGAGCGAAGGAAGGTCCTTACGAGTTCAAGCCTGTACCTGCCTCTAGTTTCAATGACACGTTTTCTCCTTTAGATTGCCCTCCTTGGCAATCGATGGAGAAACGAATACAGGGttcatttattttgcaagaCTGA
- the LOC132176732 gene encoding uncharacterized protein LOC132176732 has translation MAMQLQPPSRPHTISNKSLPASSLATIGNAGLRRPSNRFALKSSFFSPSLNLLLLPQLKSTPASAAPRFSMRVASKQSYICRDCGYIYNDRTPFEKLADKYLCPVCGAPKRRFRPYEPAVVKNANDKDVRKARKEQLQRDEAIGRALPIAAVVGIVALAGLYFYLNSTFS, from the exons ATGGCCATGCAGCTGCAGCCACCCTCCAGACCTCACACAATATCAAACAAGTCTTTACCAGCTTCTTCTTTGGCTACAATCGGCAATGCTGGTCTGCGAAGACCATCCAATCGTTTTGCTCTAAAGTCGTCTTTCTTCTCTCCATCGCTTAACCTCTTGCTTCTTCCTCAACTGAAGAGTACTCCTGCTTCTGCTGCACCCAGATTCTCCATGCGTGTCGCTTCCAAGCAATCCTATATTTGTCGCGATTGCGg GTATATTTACAATGACAGAACTCCCTTTGAGAAACTAGCTGATAAGTACTTATGTCCTG TCTGTGGTGCTCCTAAGCGGAGATTTAGGCCGTATGAACCTGCTGTGGTGAAAAATGCCAATGACAAAGATGTTCGCAAGGCACGGAAAGAACAACTTCAGAGAGACGAAGCAATTGG GCGGGCGCTCCCCATCGCAGCTGTGGTGGGAATTGTGGCACTTGCGGGATTATACTTCTACCTCAATAGCACCTTTAGCTGA
- the LOC132176209 gene encoding probable beta-1,4-xylosyltransferase IRX10L, whose amino-acid sequence MKGWKWGFVGLLYAAFVLRIGAVEQGRTQPTERISGSAGDVLEDDPVGRLKVFVYELPSKYNKKILQKDPRCLTHMFAAEIFMHRFLLSSPVRTLNPEEADWFYTPVYTTCDLTPNGLPLPFKSPRMMRSAIQLISSNWPYWNRTEGADHFFVVPHDFAACFHYQEEKAIERGILTLLQCATLVQTFGQQNHVCLKEGSIIVPPYAPPQKMQTHLIPEKTPRSIFVYFRGLFYDVGNDPEGGYYARGARAAVWENFKDNPLFDISTEHPTTYYEDMQRAVFCLCPLGWAPWSPRLVEAVIFGCIPVIIADDIVLPFADAIPWEEIGVFIAEKDVPDLDTILTSIPLDVILRKQRLLANPSMKQAMLFPQPAQPGDAFHQVLNGLARKLPHDKNIYLKPGERILNWTAGPVGDLKPW is encoded by the exons atgaaaggttGGAAGTGGGGTTTTGTTGGGCTTCTTTATGCCGCCTTTGTGTTGAGGATTGGTGCGGTGGAGCAGGGCCGGACTCAACCCACTGAGCGAATTTCAG GTAGTGCTGGTGATGTCTTGGAAGATGATCCAGTGGGAAGGTTGAAGGTTTTTGTGTATGAGCTTCCAAGTAAATACAACAAGAAGATTCTGCAAAAGGATCCGAGATGCCTCACCCACATGTTTGCAGCTGAGATCTTTATGCATCGATTTCTCTTATCTAGCCCTGTTCGAACTCTAAATCCTGAAGAAGCTGATTGGTTTTACACCCCTGTATACACAACTTGCGACCTGACACCAAATGGCCTTCCTTTGCCTTTTAAGTCACCTCGGATGATGAGAAGTGCGATACAGCTCATTTCTTCTAACTGGCCTTACTGGAATCGGACAGAAGGGGCTGATCACTTTTTTGTAGTGCCTCATGACTTTGCGGCATGCTTCCATTATCAG GAAGAGAAGGCGATTGAAAGAGGAATTCTTACCTTGCTCCAATGTGCTACATTGGTTCAGACTTTTGGACAACAGAATCATGTTTGCTTAAAAGAGGGCTCAATTATAGTTCCTCCATATGCTCCTCCTCAGAAAATGCAAACCCACCTGATTCCTGAGAAAACTCCTAGGTCTATCTTTGTCTACTTCCGAGGATTGTTTTATGATGTGGGAAATGATCCAGAAGGTGGTTATTATGCAAG AGGTGCACGAGCAGCAGTGTGGGAGAACTTTAAGGACAATCCACTTTTTGACATTTCCACAGAACACCCAACCACATATTATGAGGACATGCAACGAGCTGTCTTTTGTTTGTGCCCCCTTGGCTGGGCACCATGGAGCCCGAGATTGGTCGAAGCAGTGATATTTGGTTGCATCCCCGTTATCATAGCAGATGACATTGTTCTTCCTTTTGCTGATGCAATCCCGTGGGAAGAAATTGGGGTTTTTATAGCTGAGAAGGATGTTCCGGACTTGGACACCATCCTCACCTCAATCCCATTAGATGTAATATTGAGGAAGCAAAGATTGCTTGCTAATCCTTCAATGAAGCAAGCAATGTTGTTTCCACAACCTGCTCAACCAGGAGATGCTTTCCATCAAGTCCTAAATGGATTGGCACGAAAGTTGCCGCACGACAAGAATATTTACTTGAAGCCAGGTGAGAGGATCTTAAACTGGACAGCAGGTCCAGTGGGTGACCTGAAACCTTGGTAG
- the LOC132175475 gene encoding uncharacterized protein LOC132175475 → MNSTESKESMEEKYYEKDEGMKSNEAELTKILLMRAFVESQDPSSKEVDDQTIRRFLRARELNINKASALFLKFLKWRRTFVPNASISASEVPNEIAQNKMFLQGLDKKGRPIMVVLGARHFQNKGGIEEFKRFVVYGLDKVCSRMPPGQEKFVAIGDLQGWGYSNSDIRGYLGALSILQDFYPERLGKLFLVHAPYVFMAVWKIVYPFIDEKTKKKILFVENTRLTSTLLEEIDMTQLPEIYGGQLPLAPIQDC, encoded by the exons ATGAACTCCACTGAGTCTAAAGAAAGCATGGAAGAGAAATATTATGAGAAAGATGAAGGCATGAAAAGCAATGAAGCTGAGCTAACCAAAATCCTTCTGATGAGAGCATTTGTGGAAAGCCAGGATCCCTCTTCCAAG GAAGTAGATGATCAGACGATTAGAAGGTTCCTTCGTGCTCGTGAGTTAAATATAAACAAGGCTTCTGCCCTGTTCCTCAAGTTCTTGAAATGGAGACGAACATTTGTTCCAAATGCTTCAATTTCTGCATCAGAGGTTCCAAATGAAATTGCACAGAACAAGATGTTTCTCCAAGGACTCGATAAGAAAGGACGACCCATAATGGTGGTCCTTGGCGCTAGACATTTTCAAAACAAAGGGGGTATCGAAGAATTCAAGC GTTTTGTAGTCTACGGACTGGACAAAGTATGTTCAAG GATGCCCCCGGGACAAGAGAAGTTCGTTGCCATTGGAGATCTTCAAGGATGGGGGTATTCAAATAGTGACATCCGTGGATACCTTGGAGCTCTATCCATTTTGCAG GACTTCTACCCAGAAAGACTAGGGAAGCTTTTTCTTGTCCATGCACCTTACGTGTTCATGGCAGTATGGAAAATTGTGTACCCTTTTATCGACGAAAAGACCAAGAAGAAG ATATTATTTGTAGAGAACACAAGGTTAACATCAACTCTGCTTGAAGAAATTGACATGACCCAGCTCCCAGAGATATATGGCGGCCAACTGCCATTAGCACCAATCCAGGACTGCTAA
- the LOC132176187 gene encoding pentatricopeptide repeat-containing protein At5g50990 — MFPMQRHYWAKRLTCYSYSWTPIISSNSLSSPSDFHSAFEDHQTLYRFLEACKLSLNSRTAAETHARIIKFGHGNYPSLVACLISTYARCDRIHLARKILDQVFCWDFDLVSVNIIIESLMKNGESDFAKKVFYKMPTRDIVTWNSIIGGLVKNVRFQEALRFFREMLSSNVQPDASTFASIMSGCARFGSLKNAQWVHALVIENKIELNSILSAALVDMYAKCGRIQTAKEVFDSVRRNDVSVWNAIINGLASHGLGSDALALFSKMELENVLPDSITFIGILTACSHCGLVEQGCKYFDLMRNCYSIEPQLQHYGAMVDLLGRAGRLEEAYAIIDSMPMEPDIVIWRALLSACKTYTKPALGEIAIANISRLRSGDYVLLSNIYCSLKRWDTAERVREMMKKTGVRKNRGKSWVELVGVIHQFKAGDRSHPETEAIYRVLKELIKRVKLEGFTYVTELVLMDVSEEEKEENLNFHSEKLALAYGILKTSPGTEIRIFKNLRICHDCHCWIKVVSIVLNRVIIVRDRTRFHRFEGGLCSCVDYW; from the exons ATGTTTCCGATGCAGAGACACTACTGGGCAAAGCGGCTCACTTGTTATTCATATTCATGGACACCCATCATCAGCTCCAACTCTCTATCTTCCCCTTCAGATTTCCATTCTGCATTCGAAG ACCATCAAACCCTCTATCGTTTTCTTGAGGCCTGCAAACTCTCCTTGAATTCCAGAACTGCAGCTGAGACACATGCAAGAATCATTAAGTTTGGGCATGGAAACTATCCTTCTCTAGTAGCTTGTTTAATATCAACTTATGCACGTTGTGATCGCATTCATCTAGCTCGGAAAATTCTCGATCAAGTGTTTTGCTGGGATTTTGATTTGGTCTCCGTGAATATAATTATTGAAAGTCTCATGAAAAATGGAGAAAGTGATTTTGCCAAGAAGGTATTTTACAAAATGCCTACCCGAGATATAGTGACATGGAACTCAATCATTGGAGGTCTTGTTAAGAATGTGCGTTTCCAGGAGGCATTGAGATTTTTCAGGGAGATGCTGAGCTCGAATGTACAACCTGATGCATCTACGTTTGCTTCTATAATGAGTGGGTGTGCACGGTTTGGATCTCTGAAAAATGCTCAGTGGGTGCATGCTCTGGTGATTGAGAACAAAATTGAACTGAATTCTATACTGAGTGCTGCACTAGTAGACATGTACGCCAAGTGTGGTAGAATCCAAACTGCAAAAGAAGTTTTTGATAGTGTCAGGCGCAATGATGTGTCCGTTTGGAATGCAATCATTAATGGGCTAGCAAGTCACGGTCTTGGTTCAGATGCACTTGCATTATTTTCAAAGATGGAGCTTGAAAATGTTTTACCTGATTCCATAACTTTCATTGGGATTTTAACAGCATGTAGCCACTGTGGTTTGGTTGAACAGGGTTGCAAGTACTTTGATTTAATGAGAAATTGTTACTCAATTGAGCCACAACTTCAGCATTATGGAGCCATGGTTGATCTCTTGGGTCGAGCGGGGCGTTTAGAAGAGGCTTATGCCATAATTGATTCAATGCCAATGGAACCAGACATTGTTATATGGAGGGCACTTCTTAGTGCCTGTAAAACTTACACGAAGCCAGCATTAGGTGAAATTGCAATTGCAAATATATCCCGACTCAGAAGTGGAGACTATGTGTTGCTGTCTAATATCTATTGCTCTTTAAAGAGATGGGATACCGCAGAGAGAGTTAGAGAAATGATGAAGAAGACCGGGGTTCGCAAAAATCGTGGAAAGAGTTGGGTTGAGTTGGTGGGTGTCATTCACCAATTCAAGGCAGGTGATCGGTCACACCCTGAAACAGAAGCAATATATAGAGTGTTAAAGGAGTTGATCAAACGGGTCAAGCTCGAGGGATTTACCTATGTGACAGAGTTGGTTTTGATGGATGTCTCTGAAGAGGAAAAGgaggaaaatttgaattttcataGTGAAAAGTTGGCATTGGCCTATGGGATCCTAAAAACTAGTCCTGGAACAGAAATTAGGATTTTCAAAAACTTGCGAATTTGTCATGATTGTCATTGTTGGATAAAAGTGGTTTCCATAGTATTAAACAGAGTGATAATCGTAAGGGATCGGACCCGTTTTCACCGGTTTGAAGGTGGTTTATGTTCTTGTGTAGATTATTGGTAG